The Vibrio tarriae genome includes a window with the following:
- the rfaH gene encoding transcription/translation regulatory transformer protein RfaH codes for MKRWYLLYCKRGEQQRAKMHLENQSVECFYPEVCVEKILRGKRQMVKEPLFPSYMFVRFDFENGPSFTTVRSTRGVVDFVRLGPHPRELQGDLIYQLKQIDCEQLKHATKQLPEKGQTVRVARGQFAGIEAIYLEPDGDTRSIMLVKMISQQVPMSIENTDWEVT; via the coding sequence ATGAAACGTTGGTATCTACTTTACTGCAAACGAGGCGAGCAGCAGCGCGCGAAGATGCACTTAGAAAATCAAAGTGTTGAATGCTTCTACCCCGAAGTGTGCGTTGAAAAAATTCTACGGGGTAAGCGGCAAATGGTTAAGGAGCCGTTATTCCCTTCTTATATGTTTGTGCGTTTCGATTTCGAAAATGGACCTTCATTTACGACCGTACGTTCTACGCGTGGTGTCGTGGATTTTGTCCGCTTGGGGCCTCATCCACGTGAACTGCAAGGCGATTTGATTTATCAATTGAAACAGATTGATTGTGAGCAATTGAAGCACGCCACCAAACAATTGCCAGAAAAAGGGCAAACCGTTCGAGTCGCAAGAGGTCAGTTTGCGGGCATTGAAGCGATTTATTTAGAGCCGGATGGAGATACTCGCTCGATCATGCTGGTGAAGATGATCAGTCAGCAAGTACCAATGAGTATTGAAAATACCGATTGGGAAGTCACCTAA
- the nagC gene encoding DNA-binding transcriptional regulator NagC, translating into MNGGQIGNVDLVKQLNSAAVYRLIDQQGPISRIQVADVSQLAPASVTKITRQLLERGLIKEVAQQASTGGRRAISLTTEVKPFHSIAVRIGRDYIQLSLYDLGGNSLVDEHHEFHYNTQDVLMSSLIKQIKQFIQQHTALIDQLIAIGVALPGLVNPETGVVEYMPNVAINELPLGATIRDEFHVECFVGNDVRGIALAEHYFGASQDCQDSILVSVHRGTGAGIIVNGQVFLGYNRNVGEIGHIQIDPLGEQCQCGNFGCLETVATNPAITSRVKKLIAQGYESSLSTLDTITIDDVCEHANAGDELAKQALVRVGNQLGKAIAITVNLFNPQKIVIAGQITAAKEIVFPAIQRNVENQSLKTFHQHLPIVSSQVYKQPTMGAFAMIKRAMLNGVLLQKLLED; encoded by the coding sequence ATGAATGGCGGACAGATTGGTAACGTAGATTTAGTTAAACAGCTAAACAGTGCGGCGGTTTACCGCTTGATTGACCAACAAGGTCCAATCAGTCGGATTCAAGTCGCTGATGTAAGCCAACTGGCTCCGGCCAGTGTTACCAAGATTACCCGCCAATTGCTTGAACGTGGCTTAATCAAAGAAGTCGCGCAACAAGCTTCTACAGGTGGTCGGCGAGCCATTTCGCTGACCACAGAAGTCAAGCCGTTCCACTCTATTGCCGTGCGTATCGGACGTGACTATATTCAACTCAGCCTCTATGACCTAGGTGGAAACTCACTGGTTGATGAGCATCATGAGTTTCACTACAACACGCAAGATGTGTTGATGTCGAGCCTGATTAAACAGATCAAACAGTTTATTCAACAACACACCGCATTAATTGATCAACTGATTGCGATCGGTGTGGCCTTACCCGGTTTGGTGAACCCAGAAACAGGTGTTGTTGAGTACATGCCTAACGTCGCGATCAATGAATTACCTCTCGGTGCAACCATTCGTGATGAGTTCCATGTTGAATGTTTTGTGGGTAACGACGTTCGTGGTATTGCCTTAGCGGAGCACTATTTCGGAGCCAGCCAAGATTGCCAAGACTCCATACTAGTCAGTGTACACCGTGGCACAGGTGCAGGGATTATCGTTAACGGTCAAGTCTTCTTAGGCTATAACCGCAACGTCGGTGAAATTGGCCACATCCAAATCGATCCTCTTGGTGAGCAATGTCAATGTGGCAACTTTGGTTGTCTAGAAACCGTTGCGACCAACCCTGCTATCACTTCTCGTGTGAAAAAACTGATCGCTCAGGGGTATGAATCTTCGCTCTCTACTCTCGATACGATTACGATTGATGATGTCTGTGAGCACGCGAATGCTGGGGATGAACTGGCGAAACAAGCTTTGGTTCGTGTAGGTAATCAGTTGGGTAAGGCGATTGCGATTACCGTAAACCTATTCAACCCACAAAAGATCGTGATTGCAGGGCAAATTACCGCCGCCAAAGAGATCGTATTCCCCGCGATTCAACGCAACGTAGAAAATCAGTCACTGAAAACGTTCCACCAACATCTGCCGATTGTATCTTCACAAGTCTACAAACAACCCACTATGGGCGCTTTTGCTATGATCAAACGTGCGATGCTAAATGGGGTTCTGTTACAAAAATTGCTTGAAGACTGA
- the asnB gene encoding asparagine synthase B, which yields MCSIFGILDIKTDAATLRPIALEMSKKLRHRGPDWSGIYASDKAILAHERLAIVGLNSGAQPLYSPDRKLILAVNGEIYNHKEIRERYKGQYEFQTDSDCEVILALYRDKGADLLEELNGIFAFVLYDEEKDEYLIGRDHIGIIPLYQGHDGHGNFYVASEMKALVPVCKTLSEFPPGSYLSSKDQAVTRYYVRDWNSFDEVKDNVSSKEELTQALEAAVKRQLMTDVPYGVLLSGGLDSSITSAIAKRFAAMRIEDDEKSAAWWPQLHSFAIGLDGAPDLKAAREVAEKIGTVHHEMTYTIQEGLDAIRDVIYHIETYDVTTIRASTPMFLMGRKIKAMGIKMVLSGEGADEIFGGYLYFHKAPNAKEFHEETVRKLLALNLFDCARANKSLAAWGVEGRVPFLDKEFIDVAMRLNPADKMCGNGKMEKHILRECFEHYLPESIAWRQKEQFSDGVGYGWIDTLKATAEAKISDQQMETAKFRFPYNTPTTKEGYVYREIFEELFPLESAARCVPGGPSVACSSAKAIEWDESFKNCIDPSGRAVKAVHKQAY from the coding sequence ATGTGCTCTATCTTTGGCATCTTAGACATTAAAACTGATGCAGCAACGCTAAGACCTATCGCCCTCGAAATGTCGAAAAAACTGCGCCATCGCGGCCCAGACTGGTCAGGTATCTACGCTTCTGATAAAGCGATCCTGGCCCATGAGCGTCTGGCCATCGTGGGTTTAAATAGTGGCGCACAGCCTCTTTATAGCCCAGATCGTAAGCTCATCCTTGCCGTGAATGGTGAAATCTATAACCACAAAGAAATTCGTGAGCGTTACAAGGGTCAATATGAATTCCAAACCGATTCTGATTGTGAAGTTATCTTGGCACTATACCGCGATAAAGGAGCTGATCTCCTCGAAGAGCTCAACGGCATTTTTGCTTTTGTTCTTTACGACGAAGAGAAAGATGAATACCTGATTGGACGCGACCATATCGGCATCATCCCTCTTTATCAGGGTCATGATGGACACGGTAACTTCTATGTAGCGTCAGAGATGAAAGCACTGGTTCCTGTGTGTAAAACATTGAGTGAGTTTCCTCCTGGCAGCTACTTGAGTTCAAAAGATCAAGCGGTGACACGCTACTATGTGCGTGATTGGAATAGTTTTGATGAAGTAAAAGATAACGTCAGCAGCAAAGAAGAGTTAACTCAAGCCTTAGAAGCCGCGGTGAAACGCCAACTGATGACCGATGTTCCTTATGGCGTACTGTTATCTGGTGGTCTGGATTCTTCGATTACCTCTGCGATTGCGAAGCGTTTTGCCGCAATGCGTATTGAAGATGATGAGAAAAGTGCGGCATGGTGGCCACAACTTCACTCTTTTGCTATCGGCTTAGACGGGGCTCCAGATCTTAAAGCCGCACGTGAGGTTGCAGAGAAAATTGGTACCGTACACCACGAAATGACTTACACCATTCAAGAGGGGCTTGATGCGATTCGTGATGTGATTTACCACATCGAAACTTATGATGTCACTACGATTCGTGCTTCTACTCCCATGTTCTTGATGGGGCGTAAAATCAAAGCCATGGGCATCAAAATGGTGCTTTCCGGTGAGGGAGCAGACGAAATTTTCGGTGGCTATCTCTACTTCCATAAAGCGCCAAACGCTAAAGAGTTTCACGAGGAAACCGTACGCAAACTGCTGGCGTTGAACTTGTTTGACTGTGCGCGTGCCAACAAATCGCTGGCAGCATGGGGAGTAGAAGGTCGTGTGCCTTTCCTAGATAAAGAATTTATCGATGTTGCGATGCGCCTCAACCCAGCCGATAAAATGTGTGGTAATGGCAAAATGGAAAAACACATCCTGCGTGAGTGCTTTGAGCACTATCTGCCCGAGTCGATTGCATGGCGTCAAAAGGAGCAGTTTTCTGATGGCGTAGGTTATGGCTGGATCGATACGCTAAAAGCCACCGCAGAAGCTAAGATCAGTGATCAACAAATGGAAACTGCGAAATTCCGTTTCCCATACAATACTCCAACCACCAAAGAAGGTTATGTGTACCGGGAAATTTTTGAGGAGCTATTCCCACTTGAATCTGCGGCACGCTGCGTACCGGGAGGCCCTTCCGTCGCTTGCTCTTCAGCCAAAGCGATTGAGTGGGATGAGTCATTCAAAAACTGTATTGACCCATCAGGCCGCGCGGTGAAAGCCGTCCACAAACAAGCCTACTAA
- the nagE gene encoding N-acetylglucosamine-specific PTS transporter subunit IIBC, with product MNILGYAQKLGKALMLPIATLPVAALLLRLGQPDLLGIPFMAAAGDAIFSQLPLLFGLGIAIGLSKDGSGAAGLAGAVAYFVLTATAKTIDASINMSFFGGIFAGIIAGHSYNAFHTTRLPEWLAFFAGKRLVPIMAGLFALVAGALSGVIWPSIQGGLDALAHAVSTSGALGQFVYGTLNRALIPVGLHHVLNSYFWFGMGTCQEILVSGAQAAGQALPALEKLCVDPALAKTLVVGQEHTFAFKNAVTPEITAMVKEVTEVVKSGDLHRFFGGDKSAGVFMNGFFPVMMFGLPGAALAMYLAAPAERRHQVGGALFSVAFCSFLTGITEPLEFMFVFLAPALYAMHAVFTGLSLVVANMFGTLHGFGFSAGLIDFALNWGLATKPATLFVIGLAFFALYFFTFTFAIRAFNLKSPGREDEEVETETDSADASKGDLARQYLKALGGHENLTSIDACITRLRLTLKDRSVANEAVLKKLGAKGVVKLGENNLQVILGPLAEIVAGEMKAISPKEDLSDVKLP from the coding sequence GTGAATATTCTTGGATATGCGCAAAAGTTAGGTAAAGCATTGATGCTACCTATCGCAACGCTACCTGTAGCGGCGCTTTTACTTCGTTTGGGTCAACCAGACCTGTTAGGTATTCCATTCATGGCTGCAGCGGGCGATGCAATTTTTAGCCAACTGCCACTATTGTTTGGTTTAGGTATTGCAATCGGTCTGTCGAAGGATGGTTCTGGCGCTGCAGGCCTAGCAGGTGCGGTAGCTTACTTTGTTCTGACTGCAACTGCAAAAACGATTGATGCTTCTATCAACATGTCTTTCTTCGGCGGTATCTTCGCAGGTATCATCGCAGGACATTCTTACAATGCGTTCCACACTACACGTTTGCCAGAATGGCTAGCATTCTTTGCTGGTAAGCGTTTAGTACCAATTATGGCGGGTCTGTTTGCTCTGGTTGCTGGTGCGCTTTCTGGCGTTATCTGGCCATCAATCCAAGGCGGATTAGATGCGTTGGCGCATGCAGTATCTACATCAGGAGCCCTAGGTCAATTTGTTTACGGCACTCTAAACCGCGCTCTAATCCCTGTAGGTCTGCACCACGTTCTGAACTCTTACTTCTGGTTCGGTATGGGTACCTGCCAAGAGATCCTAGTTTCAGGTGCTCAAGCGGCTGGTCAAGCTCTACCTGCACTCGAAAAACTGTGTGTGGATCCAGCTCTAGCGAAAACATTAGTGGTGGGTCAAGAGCATACCTTTGCATTCAAAAATGCGGTAACTCCTGAAATCACAGCAATGGTTAAAGAAGTAACTGAAGTGGTTAAATCTGGCGACCTACACCGTTTCTTCGGTGGCGATAAGAGCGCTGGGGTATTCATGAACGGCTTCTTCCCAGTAATGATGTTTGGCCTACCAGGTGCTGCGCTTGCTATGTACCTAGCCGCTCCAGCTGAGCGTCGTCACCAAGTGGGTGGTGCTCTATTCTCTGTGGCGTTTTGTTCATTCCTAACAGGTATCACTGAGCCTCTTGAGTTCATGTTTGTGTTCCTAGCACCAGCACTGTACGCAATGCACGCTGTGTTTACAGGTCTGTCACTGGTTGTGGCTAACATGTTTGGTACACTGCATGGTTTTGGTTTCTCAGCTGGCCTTATCGATTTCGCGCTGAACTGGGGCCTAGCAACGAAACCTGCAACTCTGTTTGTAATTGGTCTGGCGTTCTTTGCTCTGTACTTCTTCACGTTCACATTCGCCATTCGTGCGTTCAACCTGAAATCTCCAGGTCGTGAAGACGAAGAAGTGGAAACAGAAACAGACTCAGCAGATGCATCTAAAGGTGATTTGGCTCGCCAATACCTGAAAGCACTGGGTGGTCATGAAAACCTGACATCTATCGATGCGTGTATCACACGTCTACGCCTGACGTTGAAAGACCGCTCGGTTGCAAATGAAGCGGTACTGAAGAAACTGGGCGCGAAAGGTGTTGTGAAACTGGGTGAAAATAACCTGCAAGTTATCCTTGGCCCTCTAGCAGAAATCGTCGCGGGTGAAATGAAAGCCATCAGCCCGAAAGAAGATCTTTCTGACGTTAAACTGCCTTAA
- a CDS encoding cation:proton antiporter yields the protein MDLILLSAAFLAGFIALKCHLPPLVGFLIAGFALNAYGFTSNDTLSLLADLGVTLLLFTIGLKLEVKTLLAKEIWAGSTIHNLLSTALFTLLLLIFKQLGLDSLADLSFDKLILIGFALSFSSTVFAVKSLQEKGEMNATYGTLAIGILVMQDIFAVVFLTASTGKLPEWYAIGLFVLPLLRPLFYELLDWVGHGEMLVLFGIFFALVVGAGSFQLVGMKPDLGALILGMMLASHHKASELSKALFNLKELFLVCFFLNIGLSAHPTTTGIMLALLLLLLLPIKGVLYFWVIHQFHFRVRTSLLASLSLFNFSEFGLIVGGLAFKMGWINSDILVALAVSVPLSFILAAPIERKGHAIYQRSAKWLKEQAAESLHTRDRLIDPGEAQVLILGMGRIGRGAYEELTSRHGEICLGVEIREEAANSHREEGRNVISGDATDPDFWERIFDTGKVKLVLLAMPHHQANQIALEQLQKRHYQGQIAAIAEYPDQIESLLEHGAHAAFNIYSEAGTGFARHVCEQLKPNFTRR from the coding sequence ATGGATTTGATACTTCTTTCTGCCGCATTTTTAGCAGGTTTTATCGCTTTAAAATGCCATTTACCGCCACTGGTTGGTTTTTTGATTGCAGGTTTTGCGCTCAATGCCTACGGATTTACCAGTAATGACACCCTTTCTCTGCTCGCCGACTTAGGGGTAACCCTACTCCTTTTTACTATCGGTTTGAAACTGGAAGTCAAAACTTTACTCGCCAAAGAGATTTGGGCAGGGTCTACCATTCATAACTTGCTCTCTACCGCACTGTTTACGCTTCTCTTACTCATTTTTAAGCAGTTAGGGCTCGATAGTCTGGCGGATCTTTCTTTTGATAAACTCATTTTGATCGGATTTGCCCTATCCTTCTCTAGTACCGTATTTGCCGTCAAATCACTGCAAGAAAAAGGGGAAATGAATGCGACCTATGGCACCTTAGCCATTGGTATTCTGGTTATGCAAGATATCTTTGCTGTGGTGTTCTTAACCGCATCGACTGGCAAACTCCCTGAATGGTATGCGATAGGCTTATTTGTACTGCCTTTACTCCGTCCGCTCTTTTATGAGTTATTGGATTGGGTCGGCCACGGCGAGATGTTGGTTCTGTTTGGGATTTTCTTTGCATTGGTTGTGGGAGCCGGATCCTTCCAGCTCGTCGGTATGAAACCCGACCTTGGAGCACTGATCTTAGGGATGATGCTCGCCAGCCACCACAAAGCCTCTGAATTATCGAAAGCACTATTTAATCTCAAAGAGCTGTTTTTAGTCTGCTTCTTCCTAAACATCGGGCTTTCTGCTCACCCGACTACCACAGGAATTATGCTCGCTCTACTGCTCCTTTTACTGCTACCAATAAAAGGCGTGCTGTATTTTTGGGTAATCCACCAGTTCCACTTCCGTGTACGCACGTCACTGCTAGCCTCACTATCCCTATTCAACTTTAGTGAGTTTGGCCTGATCGTGGGTGGACTTGCTTTCAAAATGGGCTGGATAAACAGTGACATTCTGGTGGCTCTCGCCGTTTCTGTCCCCTTATCGTTTATCTTAGCCGCTCCGATTGAACGTAAAGGGCATGCCATTTATCAACGTTCGGCCAAATGGCTGAAAGAGCAAGCCGCTGAATCCTTACACACAAGGGATCGCCTAATTGATCCTGGAGAAGCGCAAGTTCTTATCTTAGGTATGGGGCGTATCGGCCGCGGCGCCTATGAAGAGCTCACTTCACGTCACGGGGAAATCTGCCTTGGGGTAGAAATTCGCGAAGAGGCGGCCAATAGCCATCGTGAAGAAGGCCGTAATGTGATTTCTGGCGATGCAACCGACCCTGATTTTTGGGAGCGCATTTTCGATACTGGCAAAGTCAAGCTGGTGCTGCTGGCTATGCCTCACCATCAAGCAAACCAAATTGCCCTTGAGCAACTGCAAAAGCGCCACTATCAAGGCCAAATCGCAGCCATTGCCGAATACCCTGATCAGATAGAGAGTTTGCTTGAGCATGGTGCTCACGCAGCATTCAACATTTACAGTGAAGCGGGTACGGGTTTTGCTCGCCATGTATGCGAACAGCTCAAACCAAACTTCACTCGCCGCTAA
- the nagA gene encoding N-acetylglucosamine-6-phosphate deacetylase → MYALTNCKIYTGNDVLVKHAVIINGDKIEAVCPIESLPSEMNVVDLNGANLSPGFIDLQLNGCGGVMFNDEITAETIDIMHKANLKSGCTSFLPTLITSSDENMRQAIAAAREYQAKYPNQSLGLHLEGPYLNVMKKGIHSVDFIRPSDDTMIDTICDNSDVIAKVTLAPENNKPEHIEKLVKAGIVVSIGHTNATYSEARKSFESGITFATHLFNAMTPMVGREPGVVGAIYDTPEVYAGIIADGFHVDYANIRIAHKIKGEKLVLVTDATAPAGAEMDYFIFVGKKVYYRDGKCVDENGTLGGSALTMIEAVQNTVEHVGIALDEALRMATLYPAKAIGVDEKLGRIKKGMIANLTVFDRDFNVKATVVNGQYEQN, encoded by the coding sequence ATGTATGCGCTAACTAACTGCAAAATCTACACAGGCAATGATGTGCTTGTGAAACATGCGGTAATCATCAACGGTGACAAAATTGAAGCTGTTTGCCCTATCGAATCTCTTCCATCTGAGATGAATGTGGTCGACCTAAACGGTGCAAACCTCAGCCCTGGTTTTATCGACTTGCAGCTCAATGGTTGTGGTGGCGTGATGTTCAATGATGAGATCACTGCAGAAACCATCGACATTATGCATAAAGCTAACCTGAAATCGGGCTGTACCAGTTTCCTTCCAACGCTGATCACCTCTTCCGATGAGAACATGCGCCAAGCGATTGCCGCCGCTCGCGAATATCAGGCTAAATACCCAAATCAATCGCTTGGTCTTCATTTAGAAGGCCCTTATCTCAATGTCATGAAAAAAGGGATCCACAGCGTTGACTTCATCCGCCCCTCTGACGATACGATGATTGATACGATTTGCGACAATAGTGATGTGATCGCCAAAGTCACTCTCGCGCCAGAGAATAATAAGCCTGAACATATTGAGAAGCTGGTTAAAGCTGGGATTGTTGTTTCTATTGGACACACGAACGCGACCTATAGCGAAGCACGTAAAAGCTTTGAATCCGGCATTACCTTTGCGACCCATCTCTTTAACGCAATGACCCCGATGGTAGGTCGTGAGCCAGGAGTTGTCGGGGCGATTTATGATACACCTGAGGTGTATGCGGGCATCATCGCCGATGGCTTCCATGTTGATTACGCAAACATCCGAATTGCCCACAAAATTAAGGGTGAAAAGCTCGTATTAGTGACCGATGCCACAGCTCCTGCAGGCGCTGAAATGGATTACTTTATTTTTGTCGGTAAGAAAGTATATTACCGAGATGGCAAATGTGTTGATGAAAATGGCACGCTTGGCGGTTCAGCCCTAACAATGATTGAAGCAGTTCAAAATACGGTTGAGCATGTCGGTATCGCTTTAGATGAAGCTCTGCGAATGGCTACTCTGTATCCAGCGAAAGCAATCGGTGTTGATGAGAAACTCGGTCGTATCAAGAAAGGTATGATCGCCAACCTGACTGTTTTTGATCGTGACTTCAACGTAAAAGCGACGGTAGTTAACGGACAATACGAGCAGAATTGA